In Kitasatospora gansuensis, a genomic segment contains:
- a CDS encoding group II truncated hemoglobin, producing MIVEYIRYRIAEPQRAAFEQAYLRAAGPLGAAEQCVDYELARCTEDPAAYVLRIRWTSAEDHLGGFRKGEHFAAFFAEIKPYVEAIEEMRHYEVTAVEGKGGSTPTLYEWAGGAAAFDRLFSRFYERVAEDEILAPVFAGMDPHHAEHVAAWLGEVFGGPARYSTELGGHRHMASRHLGRGVTEQQRSRWVALLLDTADQVGLPADPEFRGVLAYYLEWGTRMALIYSGPNPPPLPETPMPRWDWGITPPYRG from the coding sequence ATGATTGTCGAGTACATCCGGTACCGGATCGCCGAACCGCAGCGCGCCGCCTTCGAGCAGGCGTACCTCCGAGCCGCAGGCCCGCTCGGCGCGGCCGAGCAGTGTGTCGACTACGAGCTGGCCCGCTGTACGGAGGACCCCGCCGCCTACGTCCTGCGGATCCGCTGGACCTCCGCCGAGGACCACCTCGGCGGCTTCCGCAAGGGCGAGCACTTCGCCGCCTTCTTCGCCGAGATCAAGCCGTACGTCGAGGCGATCGAGGAGATGCGCCACTACGAGGTGACCGCCGTCGAGGGGAAGGGCGGATCGACCCCGACCCTGTACGAGTGGGCCGGTGGGGCCGCCGCCTTCGACCGGCTGTTCAGCCGCTTCTACGAGCGCGTCGCCGAGGACGAGATCCTCGCCCCGGTGTTCGCCGGGATGGACCCGCACCACGCCGAGCACGTCGCGGCCTGGCTCGGCGAGGTCTTCGGCGGCCCGGCCCGCTACAGCACCGAGCTCGGCGGCCACCGGCACATGGCCTCCCGTCACCTCGGCCGGGGCGTCACCGAGCAGCAGCGCAGCCGCTGGGTCGCCCTGCTGCTGGACACCGCCGACCAGGTCGGCCTGCCGGCCGATCCGGAGTTCCGGGGCGTGCTCGCGTACTACCTGGAGTGGGGCACCCGGATGGCGCTGATCTACTCGGGCCCCAATCCGCCGCCGCTCCCGGAGACCCCGATGCCGCGCTGGGACTGGGGCATCACGCCGCCGTACCGCGGCTAG
- a CDS encoding MarR family winged helix-turn-helix transcriptional regulator: protein MKPIGYWLNRTDQALTRRMDTLLAGYGLTRIGWQVLNVVADGPQVADTDVLALLAANADPATLTDAIGTALADGWLTRPDLDRLALTADGRTRLAAVAERVAVFRELSTAGISPEEYRTAVDVLERMTRNLT from the coding sequence ATGAAACCCATCGGATACTGGCTCAACCGCACCGACCAGGCCCTCACCCGGCGGATGGACACCCTGCTGGCCGGGTACGGGCTCACCCGGATCGGCTGGCAGGTCCTGAACGTCGTCGCGGACGGCCCGCAGGTCGCCGACACCGACGTGCTGGCCCTGCTGGCCGCCAACGCCGACCCGGCCACCCTGACCGACGCGATCGGCACGGCCCTCGCCGACGGCTGGCTGACCCGGCCGGACCTGGACCGCCTCGCGCTCACCGCCGACGGCCGCACCCGGCTGGCCGCGGTGGCCGAACGGGTCGCCGTCTTCCGCGAGTTGTCGACCGCCGGAATCTCCCCCGAGGAGTACCGGACCGCCGTCGACGTCCTCGAACGGATGACCAGGAACCTGACCTGA
- a CDS encoding NAD(P)H-binding protein gives MTILITGARGKVGQAVLAGLHAAGHTVRAASAKPAELTVPAGVEVAELDLGRPETFAAALRGVRQVFLYPEPAGIHELIAEAEAAGVEHVVLLSSSSVLGPDPEQDALASHSLQVERALTASTLTSTFLRPDAFASNALGWAWFVGQAQPVQLAYPDADIAPIHPLDIADVAVAALTGDTLTGRSVTLTGAETLTFRDQLAVLADTVGREIPVERITRAEAEQQLGRFMPAVMVAALLDLWQAAEQQPAAIADTTETLLGRPARTFRQWAAENADAFTVQH, from the coding sequence ATGACCATCCTCATCACCGGCGCCCGCGGCAAGGTCGGCCAGGCCGTCCTCGCCGGCCTGCACGCCGCCGGTCACACCGTCCGGGCCGCCAGCGCCAAGCCCGCCGAGCTGACCGTCCCCGCGGGTGTCGAGGTCGCCGAGCTGGACCTCGGCCGGCCCGAGACCTTCGCCGCCGCGCTCCGGGGCGTCCGGCAGGTCTTCCTCTATCCCGAGCCCGCCGGCATCCACGAGCTGATCGCCGAGGCCGAGGCCGCCGGCGTCGAGCACGTCGTCCTGCTGTCCTCCTCCTCGGTGCTCGGCCCCGACCCGGAGCAGGACGCCCTGGCGAGCCACAGCCTGCAGGTCGAGCGCGCCCTGACCGCCTCCACACTCACCAGCACCTTCCTGCGCCCCGACGCCTTCGCCAGCAACGCGCTCGGCTGGGCGTGGTTCGTCGGCCAGGCCCAGCCGGTCCAACTCGCCTACCCGGACGCCGACATCGCGCCGATCCACCCGCTGGACATCGCCGACGTCGCGGTCGCGGCCCTGACCGGGGACACCCTCACCGGCCGCTCCGTCACCCTGACCGGCGCCGAGACCCTCACCTTCCGCGACCAGCTCGCCGTCCTGGCGGACACCGTCGGCCGGGAGATCCCGGTCGAGCGGATCACCCGCGCCGAGGCCGAGCAGCAGCTCGGCCGCTTCATGCCCGCGGTGATGGTCGCCGCGCTGCTCGACCTGTGGCAGGCCGCCGAACAGCAGCCCGCGGCCATCGCCGACACCACCGAGACCCTGCTCGGCCGCCCCGCCCGCACCTTCCGCCAGTGGGCCGCCGAGAACGCCGACGCCTTCACCGTGCAGCACTGA
- a CDS encoding MarR family winged helix-turn-helix transcriptional regulator — protein MTKSEPSASERLLDTVGPAFGKLRRSSLLEVENPISPKDLSRTLVLNIVLEAEQDPEPREVTVGAVSTHLGVDPSVASRMVSDGISAGYLIRAASQQDGRRTVLHLSPEGRELMARFRRHQRAAFEAITADWPEDERLEFARLMLKYVASQDALRNR, from the coding sequence ATGACGAAGAGCGAGCCGAGCGCCTCCGAGCGGCTGCTGGACACCGTGGGCCCGGCCTTCGGGAAGCTCCGGCGGTCCTCGCTGCTGGAGGTCGAGAACCCGATTTCCCCGAAGGACCTGAGCCGGACCCTGGTCCTCAACATCGTGCTGGAGGCCGAACAGGACCCCGAACCCCGGGAGGTCACCGTCGGCGCGGTCTCCACTCATCTGGGGGTGGATCCTTCGGTGGCCAGCCGGATGGTCTCCGACGGCATCTCGGCCGGCTACCTGATCCGCGCCGCCTCCCAGCAGGACGGCCGCCGGACGGTCCTTCACCTCAGCCCCGAGGGCCGGGAACTGATGGCCCGTTTCCGCCGCCACCAGCGCGCCGCCTTCGAGGCGATCACCGCGGACTGGCCCGAGGACGAGCGCCTGGAGTTCGCCCGGCTGATGCTGAAGTACGTCGCCAGCCAGGACGCCCTGCGGAACCGCTGA